DNA sequence from the Cucurbita pepo subsp. pepo cultivar mu-cu-16 chromosome LG06, ASM280686v2, whole genome shotgun sequence genome:
CGTGTCTACCACAAAGCTTGCTTCCGCTGCCACCACTGCAAAGGAACCCTCAAGGtaaatcaaatatcaaatcaaaCTGTTTTAGATTCCCTGTTTCTGGGCTctcttcaattcaattcatccATATCATGAGATCTCAGATCGCTGTCTCCAACCTTAATTTTGGTGGGCTTTGTTTAGATTAAACCATTCACTGATTACAGATCTGTCTTGCAGCTAAGCAATTACAACTCCTTTGAAGGGGTGCTCTATTGCCGCCCACACTTCGATCAGCTCTTTAAAAGAACTGGAAGCTTAGATAAAAGCTTCGAAGGTATTaagtaggaaaaaaaaaaagaacatatttTTGAATCTTAGTCTTCAGCTCAATCCAACATTCTGGGTATATTGATTTTAGGAACACCAAAGATTGGGAAGCCGGAGAAACCAGCTGATTCTGAGGTAGCTAGCTAAAATTTGTTTGGTGTTTTCAACTCgaaatttcttgttctttaagGGTTTGCTCAAATGCATTTAACAGAGACCGACAGCGACCAAGGTTGCAAGCATGTTTGTCGGCACCAAAGACAAATGCCTCGGCTGTAAGAACACAGTGTATCCGACCGAGAAGGTAAGCTCTGTTTCTGATTTGggtaattgaaataattttagattCAAAAGAGACCCATTTGAACGTTTGTTTTGttggttctttctttctcaggTTTCAGTGAATGGAACCTCGTACCACAAGAGCTGCTTCAAGTGCTGCCATGGCGGATGTACAATCAGCCCATCAAATTACATTGCCCATGAAGGCCGACTTTACTGCAAGCATCACCATACCCAActcatcaaagaaaaaggaaacttGAGCCAGCTGGAGGGAAGCCATTAAAGGACCTTAAGCTCGTAGGCCCTTTTTATGTGGCTCCATacctctcttcctctttagTCCTGCTTTTACGCTGTTcccttttgaattttcagCACTACCCTTTGAAATTCGAATGCTTTTGTAGAACAAAAGAAGTTATCGTGTGGGTGTCTCTGGTTTTTCCCTCTGATTCCAGCTTCGGTTACtgaattcaaaaattaaaaaaatttatgttaaaagcCAACGTGTTGATCATCCGCCATTAAAGAACATCAACAGTCTCCAAAAGAGGCCGTTCGTTaatttgtcctttttggacgTCGGCATTCACGAACTATATGATTATAATTCAAGATTAAACTATACATAAACATATACCGATTATACGTAATTTCTAGACATGGGTTCTTTCAGAAAGTTCCAAAATTAACTAAGCTAGGCTATGGCTACGGCGAAGGCTACGCCTATGGATTTgttttacttctttttctttatacaTCTTGATTTGATTATCAAACATTCATACAAATGGGTTTGGAAgcattatttttctctcttgtttgAGTGTGGAACCTCCACGTGAAGAGGTAGTCTCGGGACACGCAAGAAAGTTTGATGACATCACAGAAGGCGGTGATggaatttttctttccatcACTGTTTCCCCATTCGATTCTCACCCAGCAAGAGAACCCATTTGAGGAATGAGACACCGCCGCCGCATCGGAGAGGTGGAGCATCACTTCGCCGCCAATTCTTCTACCTTTGAGCCGTTCGTCTCCGGTGACCATCGAATCCAGCCACAGGCACTCTGGCTGCCCGATCATCTCCTTGTAGGCCGAATTCGCCATTCTCACTTTGTTGTTCGAGTCCGATATGACCGCCGGTAACACCTCGGATTCCACCTCCTTTTCCACTTCATCTGGTTTCTTCGGCGCCTGTGGAGTACTGCTGGAGCGGCTCGGGGTTTGGGCTTCATTGATGCACCCAACACGAATGCTCGAGCCAACGGGGCGAACAGGGTGCGGTGTTATAACGTTGCAGGTGGAAACTGGACCTTGAAGTTGCCGCAACAGATCCTTCTCTTCGGGAATTTCAGGAACGACCGCACAAGCGTTAAATTCCATcccattttcttcatcaaaggAGTTGACGAAGTTAAAATCAGAGCCGGCACTGGTTTCATCAGAAACAGAGGACGGCGGCGCACATGGAAGAAGCGGAAGCGTCACAAGATTAGAATTTGCAGGCGCATCATCAAACCCACCAGCGCCATTAACAGATACAACAGAAAGCTGAGGAAGTAAAGAGCCAGAGCGAAAGGGGTGGATCGAGAAAGTGGAGGGCGTAGTAGCCCTGGATCGCTTCAAGGCGTGAGGCGAAATGGGGGCAGCGCGAGGTCTCTTGCGGGTACGAGTGGGTCTGGCCTGTAAGTGTGGCCATACATTTCGAAGAAACGTGGAGGAGGAGGGGGGAATGTTGTGGGAGTGATCGGTGGTGGGGAAGGGGGAGGGGGGTTCGGGCTTAGGGGCGATGGGCCGGTATCTGGACATGATCTCGGCCGTCTTGTCAGTGGAGGTGAAGGGAGTGAGGGTCTTGATCATGGCGGTGGAGGCGAGGGGGAGGGGAAGGGGGAGGGGGGTTGGTGGAGGAGGGAAATGGGATTTAAGTTGAGGGGGGATAGAATGGAACGGTGGGGAGTGGCGAATGGGGGAAGGGCAACATGAAGCAGGAAGGGAGGGGAGAGGGACAGGTGGGAGTGTACGGTGGGGTACGTGTAGGAAAAGAGGACATGTGGGAAGGGGTGGGGCCATGCAGAGCCAACGCATATCCAATCCAAGAGATGAGAATAAGGGGGGTGGGAATGTGAATCAATGGGCTTTGAGGGGAAGGTGTGGAAGGGAGGGATTGCGGGCCAATGCGGAGGGCGTTGCATGCAAAGGGGATTGGAGGGATGGCGGGTGGAGGTGTGGGGCGTTGGAAAAGCCGCCCTGTTTGTTTCTAGTTTTGGTTCAATGGTTGGTTGGAACTGGAAGTGGCGAGGAGGGAGGGAAGGAGGGTTTAGGTCCATTATTGAGCTGCCTCTTCGGTTTCTGCCCAATTTAT
Encoded proteins:
- the LOC111797378 gene encoding uncharacterized protein LOC111797378; translated protein: MIKTLTPFTSTDKTAEIMSRYRPIAPKPEPPSPFPTTDHSHNIPPSSSTFLRNVWPHLQARPTRTRKRPRAAPISPHALKRSRATTPSTFSIHPFRSGSLLPQLSVVSVNGAGGFDDAPANSNLVTLPLLPCAPPSSVSDETSAGSDFNFVNSFDEENGMEFNACAVVPEIPEEKDLLRQLQGPVSTCNVITPHPVRPVGSSIRVGCINEAQTPSRSSSTPQAPKKPDEVEKEVESEVLPAVISDSNNKVRMANSAYKEMIGQPECLWLDSMVTGDERLKGRRIGGEVMLHLSDAAAVSHSSNGFSCWFVNADVQKGQINERPLLETVDVL
- the LOC111797623 gene encoding LIM domain-containing protein WLIM1-like, whose protein sequence is MPSISRFVYFNLASIPNFYLSASSPLPYLFHIVSSSSSFLKHRFATAMAFAGTTQKCMACDKTVYLVDKLTADNRVYHKACFRCHHCKGTLKLSNYNSFEGVLYCRPHFDQLFKRTGSLDKSFEGTPKIGKPEKPADSERPTATKVASMFVGTKDKCLGCKNTVYPTEKVSVNGTSYHKSCFKCCHGGCTISPSNYIAHEGRLYCKHHHTQLIKEKGNLSQLEGSH